In Spirochaetales bacterium, a genomic segment contains:
- a CDS encoding glycoside hydrolase family 88 protein, whose amino-acid sequence MGKSKVITTIMLVLLACCSYELCAASCGDVNANGNVDIVDALLIAQYYVGLNPANFDDTAANANGDSTINIVDALLVARFYVGLISALSCPDETPPQTDPVWSGGPYTLNGTSDYVDLPDGITGDLDDFSVACWVRLNSLDTWSRIFDFGVDTNVFMMLTPASGDTGYPYFCITTSGNSGEQGINGTGRMSTGSWQHLAVVMSGNTGILYINTQEAGRNTGITLNPSDLGNTTNNYIGRSQWSDDPYLNAGIDDFVVYDRALSASEVSALGSTPPADITPEPTAVTTPVPTGAGNIDPAVCDSAGNVANRIAYNTLNRGPTDTYYAVACVWYGTLVYAGLTQDSTLINGSVNLYPGSRPTGSVDDNIFGIWALELYRQTNTSRYRDDGVYLADEEFNPPNSNGLCKYTRYWVDDLWMICSLQTQAYKATGDTKYLDRCRLQFEAYFNTLQQSNGLFHHTRNAPYFWGRGNGWAASAMTEILMVMPQSHSGYTPIMNAYTRMMSALAGYQDSGGMWHQVITESSSYLETSCTGMFLFAISTGIRMGWLSESEYLPVVERGFRALAGYVNANGEVSNICIGTGEGSSLQFYFDRPRSTGDYHGQAAVIWAATGVMQLCD is encoded by the coding sequence ATGGGAAAAAGCAAGGTAATTACAACAATAATGCTGGTACTGCTTGCATGCTGTTCGTATGAACTCTGTGCGGCATCGTGCGGGGATGTCAATGCAAACGGAAACGTCGACATCGTCGATGCCCTTCTCATCGCCCAGTACTATGTCGGTTTGAATCCGGCGAATTTCGATGACACCGCGGCAAATGCGAACGGGGACAGTACGATTAATATCGTCGATGCCCTTCTCGTGGCCCGGTTTTACGTCGGTCTCATATCGGCATTGTCCTGCCCGGATGAAACGCCTCCCCAGACGGATCCTGTCTGGAGTGGCGGACCATATACACTCAACGGCACAAGCGACTATGTGGACCTCCCGGACGGGATAACCGGCGATCTGGACGATTTTTCGGTTGCCTGCTGGGTAAGACTGAACTCGCTCGATACCTGGTCGCGGATATTCGACTTCGGGGTGGACACGAATGTCTTCATGATGCTCACACCGGCTTCGGGAGATACGGGGTACCCGTATTTCTGTATTACCACTTCGGGTAATAGCGGAGAACAGGGTATCAATGGAACCGGCAGAATGTCGACGGGTTCCTGGCAGCACCTCGCAGTGGTTATGAGCGGGAACACCGGGATCCTTTACATCAACACACAGGAAGCGGGGAGAAATACCGGCATAACGTTAAATCCTTCAGACCTGGGGAATACCACGAACAACTATATTGGACGATCCCAGTGGTCCGATGATCCCTACCTGAACGCCGGTATCGATGACTTCGTTGTCTATGACAGGGCCTTGAGCGCTTCGGAAGTTTCAGCTCTTGGAAGTACCCCGCCTGCGGATATAACACCGGAGCCGACGGCAGTAACGACTCCCGTACCGACCGGGGCCGGGAATATCGATCCCGCGGTATGCGATTCGGCCGGGAACGTCGCAAACCGTATTGCGTACAACACGCTCAACCGGGGTCCGACCGACACCTATTATGCAGTAGCCTGTGTCTGGTACGGGACATTGGTCTATGCCGGATTGACACAGGATTCGACCCTGATAAACGGGAGTGTGAACCTGTATCCCGGTTCCCGGCCCACCGGAAGCGTGGATGATAATATTTTCGGGATATGGGCCCTGGAGTTGTACCGGCAGACGAATACTTCACGTTACCGCGACGACGGCGTGTATCTTGCAGATGAGGAGTTTAATCCACCGAACAGTAACGGATTATGCAAATATACGAGATACTGGGTAGATGATTTATGGATGATCTGCTCCCTGCAAACACAGGCTTATAAAGCAACCGGGGATACGAAATACCTCGACCGTTGCAGGCTTCAGTTTGAAGCCTATTTCAACACACTGCAGCAATCCAACGGGCTTTTCCACCATACGCGAAATGCGCCGTATTTCTGGGGCAGGGGTAATGGCTGGGCAGCTTCTGCAATGACAGAAATATTAATGGTCATGCCGCAAAGTCATTCCGGCTACACTCCCATCATGAATGCATATACCAGGATGATGTCGGCACTGGCCGGTTACCAGGATTCCGGCGGTATGTGGCATCAAGTTATTACCGAGTCCTCCAGTTATCTCGAAACCTCCTGTACGGGCATGTTCCTTTTTGCCATATCCACGGGTATCCGCATGGGCTGGCTCTCGGAGAGTGAATACCTGCCCGTTGTGGAGCGGGGTTTCAGGGCCCTTGCCGGTTATGTTAATGCAAACGGCGAAGTAAGCAATATCTGTATAGGAACCGGTGAAGGTTCCAGCCTTCAATTCTACTTTGACCGCCCGAGAAGCACAGGCGACTATCATGGTCAGGCCGCGGTGATCTGGGCGGCGACAGGAGTTATGCAGTTATGTGACTGA
- a CDS encoding BNR-4 repeat-containing protein has translation MKKIIGLLFIVFLSVSAFSQIIQFNDNGAWCWYQDERAVIDTGGGKLVVGSVRSSGEIQVVIYDLESGQSQRSTLSTRFSCDDHNAPAILVLPNGNYLAAYAGHNNDRFTYWRIYSNGSWGAERSFNWNNISGGTDYDVTYNNLWYLSSEGKIYNFVRNFARSPNMLVSTDQGQNWSYGGLLTEPDQSVGYVNGYFKYCGNGVDRIDFIGTEHHPRDYNTSIYHGYIRGGKSYNSTGNVMDSDITDKNAPIPAGFTRVFAADTNMGGVPVSHCWMSDIQTYGSNSIAVIFSGRANNSEQDHRYIYARFNGSSWSNHYLCKAGPKMYSSEEDYVGLAAIDPGNPDVIYVSTPVDPRNDSTNLGIREIFKGETSNQGASWTWTPVTENSSRDNFRPIVPKWDGQHTALLWWRGTYSSAQNYNAEVVGIISGSSGDSTPTPTSPPDETPLPTTPPNQNPIWSGGPYTLDGSNSSYVDLPDGLASDLYNFSIACWVKLNSLDTWSRIFDFGGDTNVFMMLTPASGNTGYPYFCITTSGNDGEQGINGTGALSAGSWQHLAVTRSGNTGILYINTKEVGRNTGMTLSPADLGNTTNNYIGRSQWSNDPYLNAEIDGFVVYNRALSASEVSTLGNTPPGGGNGALGDANGDGTINIVDALLVARYYVGLEPAGFIPGNADTNCDGSINIVDALLVARYYVGLITGFC, from the coding sequence ATGAAAAAAATAATCGGTCTTTTATTTATTGTTTTTTTATCTGTTTCCGCTTTCAGCCAGATTATTCAGTTTAATGACAATGGCGCCTGGTGCTGGTACCAGGACGAACGGGCCGTCATCGATACCGGGGGAGGCAAGCTGGTTGTCGGTTCCGTCAGAAGCAGCGGAGAGATTCAGGTAGTTATTTATGATCTTGAGTCCGGACAATCCCAGCGGTCTACCCTCAGCACCCGTTTCAGCTGTGATGACCACAATGCCCCCGCAATTCTGGTCCTCCCGAACGGCAACTATCTTGCAGCGTATGCGGGCCACAACAACGATCGCTTTACCTATTGGCGGATTTACAGTAACGGCAGCTGGGGTGCCGAACGGAGCTTCAACTGGAACAACATCTCCGGGGGCACCGATTATGATGTCACGTATAATAATCTATGGTACCTCTCATCGGAAGGCAAAATCTACAACTTTGTCAGAAACTTTGCACGGAGTCCGAATATGCTGGTTTCCACGGACCAGGGACAAAACTGGTCATACGGAGGACTCCTGACGGAACCGGATCAGAGCGTCGGGTATGTCAACGGTTATTTCAAGTACTGCGGCAATGGAGTTGACCGTATTGATTTTATCGGAACGGAGCATCACCCGAGGGATTATAATACAAGTATTTATCACGGTTATATCAGGGGCGGCAAAAGTTACAATTCCACCGGAAACGTCATGGACAGCGATATTACGGATAAAAACGCACCGATACCCGCCGGTTTTACACGGGTGTTCGCCGCCGATACGAATATGGGCGGTGTTCCCGTATCTCACTGCTGGATGTCGGATATCCAGACGTACGGCAGCAATAGCATCGCTGTTATATTTTCAGGCCGCGCCAATAATTCCGAACAGGACCACCGTTACATATATGCCCGCTTTAACGGATCGAGCTGGTCGAATCATTACCTCTGCAAAGCAGGACCGAAAATGTACTCGAGCGAGGAAGATTACGTGGGATTGGCGGCAATCGACCCGGGCAATCCGGATGTCATTTATGTTTCAACGCCTGTCGACCCACGGAACGACAGTACAAACCTTGGGATTCGTGAGATTTTCAAAGGGGAGACCTCCAACCAGGGAGCAAGCTGGACATGGACACCGGTGACGGAGAACTCTTCTCGTGATAATTTCCGCCCTATTGTGCCAAAATGGGACGGCCAGCACACCGCCCTTTTGTGGTGGAGGGGAACGTACAGTTCGGCACAAAACTATAATGCGGAAGTTGTCGGGATAATTTCCGGTTCTTCCGGGGATTCAACACCCACTCCGACATCACCCCCGGATGAAACCCCGCTTCCTACAACGCCACCGAATCAGAATCCGATCTGGAGCGGCGGACCGTATACGCTCGACGGTTCGAACTCAAGCTATGTTGACCTCCCGGACGGGCTTGCCAGCGACCTTTATAATTTTTCGATTGCCTGCTGGGTAAAACTGAACTCGCTCGATACCTGGTCGAGAATCTTCGACTTTGGGGGCGATACGAATGTCTTCATGATGCTCACCCCGGCATCCGGCAATACGGGGTATCCTTATTTCTGTATCACCACCTCGGGCAATGACGGGGAACAGGGCATAAACGGAACAGGCGCCCTGTCTGCGGGTTCCTGGCAGCATCTGGCGGTCACCAGGAGCGGGAACACCGGTATCCTTTACATCAACACAAAGGAAGTGGGGAGGAATACCGGTATGACATTAAGTCCTGCCGATCTGGGGAATACCACGAACAACTATATAGGAAGATCTCAATGGTCGAACGATCCCTACCTGAATGCCGAGATCGACGGTTTCGTCGTGTACAACAGGGCATTGAGTGCTTCGGAAGTTTCGACTCTCGGAAACACCCCGCCCGGTGGGGGGAATGGTGCTTTAGGGGATGCAAACGGTGACGGGACGATCAACATCGTGGACGCCCTTCTGGTCGCCCGGTACTATGTGGGGCTCGAACCGGCCGGATTCATTCCCGGAAACGCGGACACCAATTGCGACGGGAGCATCAATATCGTGGACGCCCTCCTGGTTGCCCGATATTATGTAGGCCTGATTACAGGCTTTTGTTGA
- a CDS encoding family 43 glycosylhydrolase has translation MEKSKVIRTIILVPFIWCLYLLCAATCGDVNANGNIDIVDALLIARYYVGLNPENFDATAADVNADSGINITDALLVARFYVGLISALSCPDETPSPTAIPGSGPYVAYLLAYFRNENEKLHYAVSTDPDARSFTALNGDNPVMQQFVRDPYIHRLQNGTFAFVHTTAMSGRTIAVWRSGDLINWNGGTVDIMTHTDTDKCWAPEFVWCREENLYYIFWASNTSARSYNVIWRSTTADFINVSTPSMWYDIGDYDIDLTILYFNGEYIGFHKVGLLDDYNRLSRTSRLSQGFPSGQEVFTDGQLPTEGPEAFQLIGQTKWHVIVDPFDYAMEVHETTDFQNFTRIQVTFPSNAKHCSVVQITQSELDALRARYP, from the coding sequence ATGGAAAAAAGCAAGGTGATCAGGACGATAATCCTGGTGCCGTTTATATGGTGTTTGTATCTTCTATGTGCGGCGACCTGCGGGGATGTCAATGCGAACGGAAACATCGACATCGTCGACGCACTTCTCATCGCCCGGTACTATGTCGGTTTGAATCCGGAAAATTTCGATGCCACAGCGGCAGATGTGAACGCAGACAGCGGTATCAATATCACCGATGCCCTTCTTGTGGCCCGGTTCTACGTCGGTCTCATATCGGCATTGTCCTGCCCGGATGAAACTCCCTCACCGACAGCGATACCCGGTTCCGGTCCGTATGTCGCCTATCTTCTGGCCTATTTCCGTAATGAGAATGAAAAGCTTCATTATGCCGTCAGCACCGATCCGGATGCACGGTCGTTTACCGCGCTAAACGGAGACAATCCGGTGATGCAGCAATTCGTAAGGGACCCCTATATCCACCGTCTGCAAAACGGCACATTCGCTTTTGTTCATACCACGGCCATGTCGGGCAGGACAATAGCCGTTTGGAGATCGGGTGATTTGATCAATTGGAACGGCGGTACCGTCGACATCATGACGCATACGGATACGGATAAATGCTGGGCCCCCGAATTTGTCTGGTGCCGGGAAGAAAACCTGTATTATATATTCTGGGCGTCCAATACGAGTGCCAGGAGTTATAATGTCATTTGGCGTTCGACGACGGCCGATTTTATCAATGTGAGCACTCCATCCATGTGGTATGATATCGGTGATTATGACATCGATCTGACCATATTATATTTTAATGGTGAGTATATAGGGTTTCATAAAGTGGGGTTGCTTGACGATTACAACAGGCTGAGCCGGACAAGCCGTCTGAGTCAGGGATTTCCGTCAGGACAGGAAGTCTTTACCGACGGCCAGCTGCCGACCGAAGGCCCTGAAGCATTTCAATTGATCGGGCAGACTAAATGGCACGTGATAGTCGATCCTTTCGATTATGCCATGGAAGTCCATGAAACGACCGATTTTCAAAACTTTACGAGAATTCAGGTAACGTTTCCTTCCAATGCAAAACATTGCAGTGTCGTACAAATTACACAATCCGAGTTGGACGCCTTGCGTGCACGATATCCTTAG
- a CDS encoding family 43 glycosylhydrolase, giving the protein MKKEMFSKHLSRRIEPCMVLVSVFLFAAVLSVYADNPLVSHVYTADPSAYIVDGRMYVVCTHDQDTQSDYSQLWNYYVFSSSDLINWQDHGIVFDARTDSSWANLAYAPSMIYRNGYYYLYYPDGASAIGVAGSTSPSGPFSDVLGRAMITKSMPNCNVEWLFDPCIFVDTDGQAYIYFGGGGPGNARVMRVNSDMTSVSGDAVTIDAPNFFEAAFMHKRNGIYYFSYSTDSSSGLKIDYMTSSNPMTGFQHRGTVLGNPWSNNSNNNHHSIIEYNGQWYIFYHNRAVANERGASSYQRSICLDRLYYNSDGTIQSVNASEAGVPALGNVDAFTLIEAETIDNESGIETEHCSEGTTNLTSLGNGDWVKISNVDFGAGANGFEARVASNSGGGTIQVILDNVSGQAAVNVNVGNTGGLQNWQTVSASINTITGLHDLFLKFTGSGGESLFNVNWYRFTGGGTQTPVPGNPGDVNNDNTINIVDALLVAQYYVGLDPANFDTSMADTNCNGNIDIVDALLIAQYYVGLINGFC; this is encoded by the coding sequence ATGAAAAAAGAAATGTTTTCGAAGCATCTCTCCCGGAGGATAGAGCCATGTATGGTACTCGTATCCGTTTTTCTCTTCGCCGCCGTTTTATCCGTTTATGCGGACAATCCCCTGGTCTCCCATGTCTATACGGCAGATCCCTCCGCTTATATTGTGGACGGACGAATGTATGTCGTTTGCACCCATGACCAGGATACGCAGTCGGATTACAGCCAGCTCTGGAATTATTACGTGTTTTCTTCCTCCGATCTCATTAACTGGCAGGATCACGGTATTGTGTTCGACGCCCGTACGGATTCTTCCTGGGCGAATCTGGCGTACGCCCCCTCCATGATATACCGCAACGGGTATTACTACCTGTATTACCCGGACGGCGCCAGCGCCATCGGGGTTGCCGGAAGCACCTCGCCGTCGGGCCCGTTTAGCGATGTTTTGGGAAGGGCCATGATTACAAAGAGTATGCCCAATTGTAATGTCGAATGGCTTTTCGATCCCTGTATTTTTGTCGATACCGACGGCCAGGCATATATCTATTTCGGGGGCGGCGGCCCCGGAAATGCGCGCGTCATGCGCGTCAACAGCGATATGACCAGTGTGAGCGGCGATGCGGTCACCATCGATGCCCCGAATTTCTTTGAGGCCGCCTTTATGCATAAAAGGAACGGGATTTATTATTTTTCGTACTCGACCGATTCCTCGAGCGGACTCAAAATAGATTATATGACCAGTTCGAATCCCATGACCGGTTTCCAGCACAGGGGGACCGTCCTTGGAAATCCATGGAGCAATAACAGCAATAACAATCATCACTCCATTATCGAATACAATGGACAGTGGTATATTTTTTACCATAACAGGGCGGTGGCGAATGAGCGGGGGGCTTCTTCATATCAGCGTTCGATCTGTCTTGACCGGCTCTATTACAACAGCGATGGTACTATCCAGAGCGTGAATGCATCGGAGGCGGGTGTCCCCGCATTGGGTAATGTGGATGCCTTTACACTGATTGAGGCCGAAACCATCGACAATGAATCCGGCATAGAGACGGAGCATTGCTCTGAAGGGACGACAAACCTTACCAGTCTCGGCAATGGCGACTGGGTGAAAATATCGAATGTGGATTTCGGGGCGGGCGCGAACGGGTTCGAGGCACGTGTTGCGTCAAACAGCGGTGGAGGAACCATTCAGGTGATCCTTGATAATGTCTCCGGCCAGGCGGCGGTAAATGTCAATGTGGGTAATACCGGCGGATTGCAGAACTGGCAGACGGTATCGGCATCGATAAACACAATTACCGGTCTGCACGATCTGTTTTTAAAATTCACGGGGAGCGGCGGCGAGAGCCTTTTCAATGTCAACTGGTACAGATTCACGGGCGGCGGAACACAGACACCGGTTCCCGGAAATCCGGGGGACGTCAATAACGACAATACCATCAATATCGTCGATGCGCTTTTGGTCGCACAGTATTACGTCGGCCTCGACCCTGCAAATTTCGATACCTCCATGGCGGATACGAATTGTAACGGAAATATTGACATCGTCGATGCCTTGCTGATCGCCCAGTACTATGTCGGCCTCATCAACGGTTTTTGCTGA